Below is a window of Camelina sativa cultivar DH55 chromosome 11, Cs, whole genome shotgun sequence DNA.
GTATTAAATTACTCATTTCACATGGCAGCATCAATTCAATACTTTATTCTGGAATCATAACAGTACACATAAAGTAATTTAGCCCACATGCTGTACAGaactaaaaaattaacaagaacCCTGGAACCAAACACCACCATCATCACTGATACgccaaataaaaaatgaaaaaaaattcgtGTTCGTCGTTGATGAACCGGTCATTCCAATTCCGGTATATAACCAAACCGGTGAAACATAATTCTATAACCACGCgtttcctaaaccaaaaaaaaaaaaaaaaatatcatttgggGGAAGGAAACAGAACCTGGTGGAAGGAGAGGCGGTTTCCGTTTTCGGCGGCGAGTTTTTTGACGCGCTGGAGAGAAGCAGCGGAGGAATTGTCGTAATTGTCAACAACGACGGCGGAGTAACCACCGTTTAGAAGTTGTAGCACCGTATGACTTCCGATGTAGCCAGCGCCGCCGGTGACCAGAATGTTCTTCGCCATCGTTACCTGAACAAAATGAATAATACTCACTCGCAGaagttatatataattcaaaactTTAGGAAGAGCGTTTTGGGATCGAAcgaagaaaatatataagaaaaacaaaaaaaaaaggggggttTTAATTTATAGGAGAGAAGCGGTTTTGGGGTTTGACTGTAATATATTTCACTTTCTGAATTCTACGTTTCTtctagagagaaagagagaaagaagaagaaactttttcCTACGTGGCATGATTTGGTTTGGGTGCGAATATTACCAGAATGTTATTAATTGTCTTTATTACCCTTtgacgtttttgtttttcggaaatgtgtatttttattatataggatatagttgctctttttttttttttttttttttgggttttcttgatATTTATTGGTTTCATTTAAAAAGTTAACAAACGAATGGATTTATTAATTTGGACGGATTTGTTAAGAGGAGTTTTTTTAGGTAGAATAAGTGGAACATACATTTTTTCCCACAAAGTTCGGGGGGGTCACGAGATTTGAGAATATTTTGACTGTGCTATATAGCATTCGAGGATTGTGTTTGTGTACGTGTATCAGTTAACATGACAAAAAGTAACTTAATAATAATCCCGTAATATATACACAGTTTCCTTCGAACCATACgatctttttttaaatatgttttgaaCATAGGAAAAggctataatatattttgaaacaattctcggcaatatattattttagggagataatatatatattcatataagaTTGGTGGTGGCACCGTTTATATCAAACTTCTCCAAGGACTTCCCGTGACTTCTTGAGTCGGTCATGAAAAGTATGATACATTgttatctttctttattttggatcaccttttctttccttttgttttcagttttatagTTTCCTTACACTTCTCGTGAATCTAAGAATTCAATATACAGAGGTAAATTAAAGTTTAACTGTCTTTGAGTTTAATTCTGCAGCTCCGCTTCTGTGGTTCACTTCTGCAGCTCCGCTTGTCAACTTAAGTGACGTACTAAACTTAAGAGTTAGAGTAAGGCTAAAAAGTCAAAACACGAGGACTACCACTTTGCGAGTTAAAAAAGCTTCAATGTTAATTCATCGAATACAGCGCGGTTTACGtcaattcttttattaatctgAAGTAAAGCATAGATTAATAACGTGGAATCACAGGAAAAAAAGAACTACCATTTATATAGATACTAGATGATTGCCAAATTTCTTTAatgtttattgtgtttgaagcAGTCCCCACACTCAAACATCATATGCATAAATTTATGTCAGTAATATGAAAGCGATTAGAAACATGAGTTTAATTACCAGTTATCAAAATTGATTAGGTCGCACTAAACACACAAAAGAGTCTGTTTGGAGTCTTTGGGCCATTATATGATCCCTTGATGATAAAATCATTTAATGGAGTTAGGCCGAACGTCTTTAGCCGCTTCTCGATGGTACTTACTTTTAGGGCCCGGGACCAGACTTTAAATGTGTGATTAACAGTTTAAGATTGACACAATCAAATCGTAAGAGATTTTATTTGGTTCAGTTTTTGGAATAGGacatatttacttttattttactctcttttctttctcgtCTAAATAGGCCATACATacttaaatcataattttttgttttcctttagtaaacaaattacatcttccaaagaaagaaaagtggAAACTAGTCATATGGCAGAAGGAACGAGAGAAAAAGCTCCCAATTTATTTCGCCTGAATCAACTGAGTCTGAGACATATAATAGATGCAAAGTAACGGAAAATAcagaattaccaaaaaattggAGGTGCGGGGAATCGAACCCCGTGCCTCTCGCATGCGaagcgagcgctctaccataTGAGCTACACCCCCAACTTGATGATTACCATGTTATATAAGCTGAAATGTTTCTCCGGCAACCCTAACTCACAGAGGGTAGAAGAACATGGATGTGCGTCACACAAAAATGCACACGCGAATGAAACTGGGAACCTTTAATTCAAGCTTTTTCGAGGAGACGTACACACTTACGTAGGGGGCAAAACATGTGATTAACAGAAATGCAAGTAACGAATGAAAACCCAAGATTTcacttcttattattttcttagatGGAATTGTCAGATCCTAACAAGTCATAGATTCACAAAAGAATTACATTGCTTACTGCATAACAGGAATCTAAAGCTCTAAAACCCAAAAGCCACAATCTAAACTGGAACGATCCATAAAATCTTTCTGGTTTTCTCAGTGGGGAAATCTTCCGACTCTAGCCCATGGTGGCAACCTTGGAAGTTGAACTGCAGCGCCATACTTGTTAATCATCTTTCTCTGCTCTTTCATGCTTGCAAAGCGAGAGTCCAGTGTCTTACTCTTCCATTCTCTGTTTTCTACTTTCTGATCTACCTCATGCCTCTGCAGATAAGAAATTTATTGTTATTAGCCATCCAAACATTCAGTATAATGCCCTTGGATATACGATTCACAATAATCAGGCTCATTATTCACACACCACGCATATTTATCAGATCAAGCTCCTATCACATTCAATCAATCCATAAACCTTTTACATACTCCCTACCATCGACAGGCAGATAGAGCTATGGATGCAGAAGGCTATAAAAATGCACATATTCGGGTCCCTCCCATACACATACAGATAtgaaaaaacaagaataatGTTCTGAGGAAGAGACTGTAAGAAGCTACTAAGCTAGTCTAATGCAATCTAACAGATAATCATGAATAAGTTACCTTTGCGTTGACTCTAGCCTGTACAGATCTATTTTGAACTGGTGGAGCAATACGCCTgcacaaaattcaaaaaggaATTGCTAAGGAACCGAAAAGACATACAGAGACAACCTTTAAGAACATCAGAAACTTGAAGTGCAGACGGTAACTGGCACCAACAGATGAAATGATCTGTTATCGAGTTGTTAACAACAAAAGCTGAACCTCTTCATATATAGAAGGATCAAGGATCTAAGGCAAAATCCAACTACCAAGTAACAAAAAGATGACAAATAGCCATTTAATTATCAGCATGGAACACTTCACTTCCCAGACCTATAGGCGCCCAGACACTGACAAAACTCCAAACCCGCAGTAACGACACAGAAAAAATGCAGCTCTTTTCCAGGTCAACCCACCAAGAGATGGCCCTTGTCCTCCCGTCAAAGCAACTTATAAAAGACTAAGAGAAGAGAGCCCAAAAGAGAGGACCCGATGTGCAATATATATACAGATGAAGATCCGGAAGTCTGACTTCACAATTTTCCCAATAACAGGTTTCTAACAATACAGTTTCAGAACCTCAGAGAGCTAGGCTTCTTCAGGATGCAGTAAGAAGATCAAACATGACACATAGGCGGCTGACATGAATGCAAATGAGTTTCATGTCCAATGTGGTTATATCAAAGGCCAAGTACAGTATCATATTGCTCGACTTGTTAATCTGACAGTAAAAACACGAACTTCAAGCGAGGTCAACCTAGCCACACCCTAACCACCCAAGGTCATATCAAAGGCCAACCaactcttgaaacaaaaaccctagCTCAAATCTCCAATCCAAAAATGTGAACTGACTCCTCCAACCACCATCATAAACTCAACTACATAAATCTTTATAACTATGCAGTCATTAAACTGACGACCATCTAGTGACCAGGAGCTTAGATAGAAGCCTCTTGGATCAGAAACAATCGAAGATACTATAAGGACTCCAGATTAAGAAACAAGGTCAGAGAATTATCCAGCATTCTAGACCTTGACTGATTCGCACTGGTCATCCATCCACCATGAAAAGCTTTACCAGCAGCAGCGGCTTTACGAGCCATGTTTGTTGTTGAAGGAAACTGATTTCCTTTGAAATTGGACCTTCTCTTGGCAACAGCACCCTGAaaaatatgagataatattCAGAAggaaaatcccaaaaaaaatggaaaaccaatatccaaatgaTAGACAAAGAAACCAGGACAACAGATCAACAGAGCAGAGGAGAAGGCCAAAAAGTTCACCTGTCTAACGGAAGAAAGTGACTTCACATATTTCGACACCTTAGATGTATCATTTCTCGCAGCACCACTGAAGTTTTGGGTTTTCTTCTGCACAGcaaaaaacgaaattatataccAACGACCAGTTAAATGACATTACAGTCTCCTAAAAACAAGAGGCATGTAATACCAGAGACCAACTATATGAAGAGTATTATTACCTTTTCCCTCCTTGGTTTCTTGCCCCTATTCacattgttttttctctttgacAACTTGATGATATCATCTAAGACAAGAGATAATATAGACATCTTAATAAGCAATCAAACAACACGAGGGAAACATAATAGAAGCTATGGGGAGATTGTATCACAAACATAACAATACCTAAAGCCATGGAGACTTTCTTCTCAGTAAGGGCAATGACCTCCGAGATAGGTGGAACTTGAGTCTCCATCTgcacaaaacaaagcaaattcttaaaacaaaaaaaaaaaaattatacaacatGTAAGAAATTGTACACTTTTCATACAAAACGCCGTATACACAAAATGCTATCACAAGAGAATGAAACGATCGAAGACATAGGAAGAAACGAGTCCAGGGAAGatataaaaaaaccctaacctaCAAATGAAATTACAATAAATCCGCGAAGAACACAGCTAACGAGTCATAATAAATCAGGATAAGAATACATTCACCGAATCCATGAGAAGCTCGCGATAAACCCTAATTCACACAATTCAATTGATCAAGACGAAgaatcaaaacctaaaaaatatcGGAACTCGTCAAGAAAAATAGAGGAAAAATCCCAGAGAAGAGAAAGCTTTACCGATTATTATGATGTCAAAATCTacaaagagatgagagaaacgaagaagaagaagaagatgatcggaGAGCGAGGTCGAAGCTATCTGAGAGTCTTTctgaacaaagaacaaaacg
It encodes the following:
- the LOC104722612 gene encoding uncharacterized protein LOC104722612, with amino-acid sequence METQVPPISEVIALTEKKVSMALDDIIKLSKRKNNVNRGKKPRREKKKTQNFSGAARNDTSKVSKYVKSLSSVRQGAVAKRRSNFKGNQFPSTTNMARKAAAAGKAFHGGWMTSANQSRRIAPPVQNRSVQARVNAKRHEVDQKVENREWKSKTLDSRFASMKEQRKMINKYGAAVQLPRLPPWARVGRFPH